TCGCCCTGGCGAAAGAGGAGTTCACGCTTTTCGATGCTTTTACGCCTCAGGAGTCCGGCCAAAAGTTCCCGCTCCGCCTCGGTCAGCGAGGCAAATAAGGGGATATTTTTAAGGATATTGATCAGCGCAATCAATTGCTCACCTCATCTGTGAGGAACATCACACAGTGAATGTGAAGAAGTTCACATATTTAAATGAAATCACCATTGACTATAGGATAATTCATCTTTATTCTATAGGCAAGGAAATTTACCAGGAAAGAAAAATATACCAAGCCCTATGAACATGATAGTTTTTATCAATACGACAAGGAGGTGCGCTGATGAGACCGGGAAGCAAAGGGAAAAATGTCCATGGGTTTACGTTGGTTGAGGTCGTAATGACAATTTTTCTGATTGTCGTGGCCTTTATGGGGATTGCTTCGATCACAACGATGGTCATAAACGGCAATGCCTCCAGCAAGATGTCAACTACCGCATCCGCTCTGGCGAGCGCCAAGCTGGAAGATATCAAATCCAGGGATTTTTCTGATGCCAGTCTCGCTGCCGGGGTTCACACGGATGTCGGAAACCCGCTCCTGGGAGTTTATTTACGTTCCTGGGAAGTGACCGATACGATGGATGCAGCCAATGCGAGCGTTACATACAAAACCATTACCTTAAGGATGACATGGAATGGGCAGAACAGAGCCCGCAGCATGTCCTTGAAAACCATCAAGACTGCGTCAATTTAGCACGGGAGGTTCCCTATGAATACAGATAACGGCGCCGCAAAGGGTTTCACCCTCGTAGAAACAATCATTGCAATGGCGGTCGGGATGATCGTTCTGGCGACGCTTTACAGCCTGTTTTCAGCGCAAAACCAGGCTTTTAGCGTCCAGGAGCAGATAGTGGATATGCAGCAAAATGCCCGCAGCGGCATGGATCTAATGTTGCGGGATCTGCGGATGGCGGGCTATAATCCTGAGAAAATAAACTCCTGGATTAGCGGAACGAAGCCTGGTCTTACCGGCGCGTCTTCAGATTCCGTCAGTTATGCAGCCGATCTGAATGCCAATGGCGACACAACGGCCACCAGCTCCAACCCGGCAGAAAACATCACTTACGACATGTATAATGAGGGTGGCATCTCTTATCTGGCCAGAACGGCAAACGGGTTCAGGAGAGCAGTCGTCAGGAACCTGGAATCCTTGGCCCTTGCCTACTATGATCAAGCCGGCAATGAGTTATCGGCAACGCCTTCCTTAGCGGCTGTCCGGAAAATTCGAGTGACAATTACGACCAAAACGGATCTGCCTGATCCTTATTATTCCGATTCCACCCACGGCGACCACTATCGGCGGTACAGCCTTGCCTTTGAGGTAACGCCGAGAAATTTAGGATTATAGATTATGAAAGCAGACAAACTGTCAAAACAGGATGGATTTATCCTCGTAGTGAGCTTGCTCATGCTGGCAGTTTTAATTGTCATTGCCACTGTAGCTGTAATGATGACCACGACGGATATAAAGCTGACCAGCAGTTTTAATGCCAAAAAAAAGGCCTTTTATGCCGCCGAGGCGGGCGTGGAGGAGGCAAGGGCCCGCATGCGTCTAGGCGCCGCCAACCCCATCAATGATAATCATCCGGGGGAAACCGCCTGGTCGGCTTATATAGGTTTATCGACCCGAGCGCAGAATATGGGGTATAACAACTTGAACGCCATGCATATCCTGGTCCCCAGTGAACAGCCGGACATGGATTATGTTGTCAAGATCGTCCACCAGACGGATGGCTCCGGCAATATCCTCTACTGGGGCGATGCCAATCAAGACGGCGTCAATGAACGCACAGCGACACCCGGCCCCGGCCTCCGGAATATCTATCTGGTGAGCAGCGAGGAAACCTATGCCAATGCAACCCGAAACATCGAGGCGGAAATGGCCAGAGTGCCCCCTGTCAATACGCCGGCAGCGCTGTATGTGAATGCGGCGACGGCGGTTAAGGGATCGAGCACCCATATTATCGGCACGGATGCCTGCGGAGGAACTGACTTGGCAGGCATCGCAAGTTCCAAGCCTGACGGGACCATTGCCTCCAGCGGTAGCCCAACAATTATTGGCGCCCCCAGCATAACCTATGGCTCAACGGTCATAAATGTCGCGAATATGATCAACACCTATAAAGGCATGGCCAATTTTTCCTATGTTGTAAACAACGCTAGCCATACGGCCTCGACGACGCCCGGCCCCGGTCAGGGTTGGGGTACGCCCATCGCCGGAGCGGATTTGCAATCCCCCTCATCCTGCAACGTTCACAATATCGTCTATTACAACACGGAGGGCACGGACATACAGCTAAGCGGCGGCGTTTCCGGTTGCGGCATGCTGCTCGTGGAGGGGAATCTGAAAATGGTCGGCGGTTTTTCCTGGTATGGCCTGATCTTGACTACAGGCTCCATGACCC
The window above is part of the Syntrophales bacterium genome. Proteins encoded here:
- a CDS encoding prepilin-type N-terminal cleavage/methylation domain-containing protein, encoding MRPGSKGKNVHGFTLVEVVMTIFLIVVAFMGIASITTMVINGNASSKMSTTASALASAKLEDIKSRDFSDASLAAGVHTDVGNPLLGVYLRSWEVTDTMDAANASVTYKTITLRMTWNGQNRARSMSLKTIKTASI
- a CDS encoding prepilin-type N-terminal cleavage/methylation domain-containing protein → MNTDNGAAKGFTLVETIIAMAVGMIVLATLYSLFSAQNQAFSVQEQIVDMQQNARSGMDLMLRDLRMAGYNPEKINSWISGTKPGLTGASSDSVSYAADLNANGDTTATSSNPAENITYDMYNEGGISYLARTANGFRRAVVRNLESLALAYYDQAGNELSATPSLAAVRKIRVTITTKTDLPDPYYSDSTHGDHYRRYSLAFEVTPRNLGL
- a CDS encoding pilus assembly PilX N-terminal domain-containing protein, with translation MKADKLSKQDGFILVVSLLMLAVLIVIATVAVMMTTTDIKLTSSFNAKKKAFYAAEAGVEEARARMRLGAANPINDNHPGETAWSAYIGLSTRAQNMGYNNLNAMHILVPSEQPDMDYVVKIVHQTDGSGNILYWGDANQDGVNERTATPGPGLRNIYLVSSEETYANATRNIEAEMARVPPVNTPAALYVNAATAVKGSSTHIIGTDACGGTDLAGIASSKPDGTIASSGSPTIIGAPSITYGSTVINVANMINTYKGMANFSYVVNNASHTASTTPGPGQGWGTPIAGADLQSPSSCNVHNIVYYNTEGTDIQLSGGVSGCGMLLVEGNLKMVGGFSWYGLILTTGSMTLLGGGDKNITGSVLSGSSASNAEDDVIGGNTNIIYCSSAVQDQTNFLPLQLLSWKDKPVP